A window from Deinococcus aerophilus encodes these proteins:
- a CDS encoding OB-fold nucleic acid binding domain-containing protein, whose protein sequence is MIPGHNRTPLQRPPRWLLLAASAALLMTGIWLGDLLNPPGSSATVASMAVQASTSPVPEAFPSPQQAPQPPPSSSAPAPVQMVRTAGHVTEIRRSRRGFRQIVLRQASGAEITVTAMPSLGVLDPAPRLGDSIEVSGLPATYRGQPQVKLEHRRAIRIVQGATALTVSQASVQEGPVQVHGTITSHREYEAQNGTMLLFTLDGSLSGVMFADDWATSDRDQILDLAEQQSSVVVEGQMTTYKGKPSIQAQTIVTAP, encoded by the coding sequence ATGATCCCGGGGCACAATCGCACCCCGCTCCAGCGTCCGCCGCGCTGGCTCCTGCTGGCCGCAAGTGCCGCATTGTTGATGACCGGGATCTGGCTGGGTGACCTTCTGAACCCGCCGGGGAGTTCAGCCACGGTGGCCAGCATGGCGGTGCAGGCTTCAACGTCTCCAGTGCCGGAAGCCTTCCCGTCGCCACAACAGGCGCCGCAGCCGCCGCCTTCCAGCAGCGCGCCGGCGCCTGTCCAAATGGTGCGCACGGCTGGTCACGTGACCGAGATCCGCCGCAGCCGCCGCGGATTCAGGCAGATCGTGCTGAGGCAGGCCAGTGGCGCGGAAATCACCGTCACGGCCATGCCCTCTCTCGGCGTGCTGGATCCGGCCCCCCGCCTCGGAGACAGCATCGAGGTCAGTGGTCTTCCGGCCACCTACCGTGGACAGCCGCAGGTGAAACTCGAACACCGCCGCGCCATCCGAATCGTCCAGGGGGCCACCGCGTTGACGGTCAGCCAGGCATCGGTTCAGGAGGGGCCAGTGCAGGTGCACGGCACCATCACCTCGCACCGGGAGTACGAAGCGCAGAACGGCACCATGCTGCTGTTCACCCTTGACGGAAGCCTGTCGGGCGTCATGTTCGCCGACGATTGGGCGACCAGCGACCGCGATCAGATCCTGGATCTCGCCGAGCAACAAAGCAGCGTCGTGGTCGAGGGCCAGATGACCACCTACAAGGGCAAGCCATCAATTCAGGCACAGACCATCGTGACCGCCCCATGA
- a CDS encoding 3'-5' exonuclease has protein sequence MTMLVSPRFLDDLKHNAAQPMQPAIIGTIKALLSHPQATGLQVRRLDLMDAWYCRVNDNWRMLFRWGSNREPMLLRVVPHSVFDRLTARDIGTHDLLNWELEPQATAPSLPVDFQVPDAWNHPQSGADFPLRAFTVHQLRLLGAPAPLAHALRDAPTLDDALCLPGLPLRTHEWLLALATDPSEPLTDPFRVFKRASLEQLDAYTRGSIQDLLLGLADEQRHHVDRIHTGATLLKGVAGSGKTTVGIHRAVRLAQAGRQVLFITYNPVLQRVTRSLVQEVTGTLPPTLRIEDYRHWALHMLGAAGVQHVLVDRDQALQFIRQAIDEVRTQRHSAVLARAPEFFYDEIQRVIKGFGLPDMDAYRQAPRYGRKQALSPLSRAVVWEVLSAYNAQLQAHGLMDWGDVVTRMYRLLLDHPELEVVDDVVVDEAQDLTPLELRVLQRLTRGQGTEHKTVLVLGDAAQSLYSRGFSWKQVGLDIRGRSYALKINYRNTREVVRTAADLASRNVHLKEHGELIDMTSVKRIGPRPVLMRFAESHLIKRFVIEEITRFREENLLRLRDIAVIATTEGLAQEYAYALTKQGIPTDHWDPVQEDVDVLRESVKVMTINTAKGLEFPVVMLVGLDAEHLGALGAETEREERDILMERERMRFYVGMTRSGELLYLLATEGKATPLLRELSGIDIREGL, from the coding sequence ATGACGATGCTTGTGAGCCCCCGCTTCCTGGACGACCTGAAACACAATGCGGCGCAGCCGATGCAACCGGCCATTATTGGCACGATTAAAGCGCTTCTCTCGCACCCACAGGCCACCGGCCTGCAGGTGCGGCGACTGGACCTGATGGACGCCTGGTATTGCCGGGTGAACGACAATTGGCGCATGCTGTTCCGGTGGGGGAGCAACCGTGAGCCCATGCTGCTGCGGGTGGTGCCGCATAGTGTCTTCGACCGCCTGACCGCCCGGGACATTGGAACGCACGACCTGTTGAACTGGGAACTTGAACCGCAGGCCACGGCCCCATCGCTACCGGTAGACTTCCAGGTGCCCGACGCATGGAACCATCCTCAAAGCGGCGCGGATTTTCCCCTGCGGGCCTTTACCGTGCATCAGCTGCGGCTGTTGGGGGCGCCGGCGCCGTTGGCCCACGCATTGCGGGACGCACCCACCCTGGATGATGCCTTGTGCCTCCCCGGACTGCCTCTGCGCACCCACGAGTGGCTTCTGGCGCTCGCGACGGATCCTTCCGAGCCCCTGACGGATCCTTTCCGCGTTTTTAAACGAGCGTCCTTGGAACAGCTTGATGCGTATACCCGGGGCAGTATCCAGGACCTTCTGCTGGGGCTGGCCGACGAACAACGACACCATGTGGACCGGATTCATACCGGGGCCACCCTGCTCAAGGGCGTGGCCGGCAGTGGAAAAACGACCGTCGGGATTCACCGTGCTGTCCGGCTCGCGCAGGCTGGACGGCAAGTGCTGTTCATCACTTACAACCCCGTGCTGCAACGCGTCACTCGCAGTCTGGTGCAGGAAGTGACTGGCACCTTGCCGCCCACCCTGCGTATTGAGGATTACCGGCACTGGGCGCTGCACATGCTGGGCGCCGCAGGAGTACAGCATGTGCTCGTGGACCGCGATCAGGCACTGCAGTTTATCCGGCAGGCGATTGATGAGGTGCGGACCCAGCGGCACTCTGCGGTGCTCGCGCGCGCTCCAGAATTCTTCTACGATGAAATTCAGCGGGTGATTAAAGGTTTTGGGCTTCCGGACATGGATGCTTACCGTCAGGCGCCGCGGTACGGGCGAAAGCAGGCCCTGAGTCCCCTTTCGCGCGCTGTAGTCTGGGAAGTGCTGAGCGCTTACAACGCCCAGTTGCAGGCACACGGCCTGATGGACTGGGGGGACGTCGTTACGCGCATGTACCGCCTCCTGCTCGACCATCCGGAACTGGAAGTAGTGGATGACGTGGTTGTCGACGAAGCGCAGGACTTGACGCCCTTGGAACTGCGGGTGTTGCAGCGCCTCACCCGGGGTCAAGGCACTGAGCACAAAACCGTCCTGGTGCTGGGAGACGCCGCGCAAAGCTTGTACTCCCGTGGGTTTTCATGGAAGCAGGTAGGCTTGGATATCCGGGGACGTTCGTACGCCCTTAAGATCAATTACCGCAACACCCGCGAAGTGGTCCGTACCGCCGCTGATCTTGCCTCGCGGAACGTGCATCTTAAAGAACATGGTGAGTTGATAGATATGACGTCCGTGAAGCGCATTGGCCCGCGTCCTGTTTTGATGCGCTTTGCTGAGAGTCACCTGATTAAACGCTTTGTCATAGAGGAAATCACGCGGTTTCGAGAGGAGAACCTCCTGCGGCTGCGAGACATCGCCGTGATTGCCACCACCGAAGGACTCGCCCAGGAGTACGCGTACGCCCTCACCAAACAAGGCATTCCCACCGACCATTGGGATCCGGTCCAGGAGGATGTGGACGTTCTGCGCGAGAGCGTCAAAGTGATGACGATCAATACTGCCAAAGGCCTGGAGTTCCCTGTGGTGATGCTGGTCGGATTGGATGCTGAGCATCTTGGCGCCCTGGGGGCCGAAACCGAGCGTGAGGAGCGGGACATTCTTATGGAACGTGAGCGGATGCGTTTCTATGTTGGAATGACCCGCAGCGGCGAGTTGTTGTATCTCCTGGCTACAGAGGGAAAAGCGACGCCATTATTGCGAGAACTCAGTGGCATTGATATCCGAGAGGGTCTATGA
- a CDS encoding tripartite tricarboxylate transporter permease yields the protein MITLAIALVLGIILGTVAGLMPGLHSNTVAASLVGIALGLPDEWRLPATVAIAAAGAANIFWDLIPTLFLGIPGSPIQAMLPTHRLVMEGRGGEALRLSARATVFGVLCAMAISTLLLHTSLASSFENQLEGVLFPLMLIATIILLITEKRRVAAVTLFTLAGLFGVIALGKPIVPGGSDGAFGVLLPALTGMFGMPGLLSGLSGAATLRPRQDPDAPDLMPLRNVIAVGSLGTVLGALSGFLPGMGSANIAALGDTARRPSEGTSEDRRYIALISGLQAADMVLGVTAWYLIDKARSGISVSISLIADPADVDGRRAILFAIILSAVVSYFALRLTWRGTVRTIERFDQRGLNFALACALILLVAMTTGWGGLLILAIGTLLGAAAQAAGIRQAQLMGFLLIPVLLYLSGNQAWIVSSLALDARLSVPLPTSTTQILGFLGTTGVMGVVAYQAWMVATRR from the coding sequence ATGATCACCCTGGCCATTGCCCTGGTCCTGGGCATCATCCTCGGCACTGTCGCTGGCCTGATGCCCGGCCTGCACAGCAACACGGTCGCGGCCAGCCTGGTGGGCATCGCCTTGGGCCTCCCGGACGAGTGGCGGCTGCCCGCCACGGTGGCCATTGCTGCGGCCGGCGCGGCCAACATCTTCTGGGACCTGATCCCCACCCTTTTCCTCGGCATTCCCGGCAGTCCGATCCAGGCCATGCTGCCCACCCACCGCTTGGTGATGGAAGGCCGGGGCGGTGAAGCGCTGCGCCTTTCCGCCCGAGCCACGGTCTTCGGGGTGCTGTGTGCCATGGCGATCAGTACGCTGCTTCTCCACACGTCCCTCGCCTCATCCTTCGAAAATCAGCTTGAGGGTGTCCTGTTTCCCCTGATGTTGATCGCCACCATCATCTTGCTGATTACCGAGAAGCGCCGTGTGGCGGCCGTGACGCTGTTCACGCTGGCTGGCCTGTTCGGTGTGATCGCCCTGGGCAAACCCATCGTGCCCGGCGGGAGCGATGGGGCGTTTGGGGTGCTGTTGCCGGCCCTCACGGGAATGTTTGGAATGCCAGGACTGCTGAGCGGCCTGAGCGGCGCGGCCACCCTCCGGCCCCGGCAAGATCCGGACGCCCCAGACCTGATGCCTCTGCGCAACGTCATCGCAGTTGGCAGCCTGGGCACGGTTCTGGGCGCTCTCTCAGGGTTCTTGCCGGGCATGGGAAGCGCCAACATCGCAGCGCTCGGGGACACCGCCCGGCGCCCCAGCGAGGGAACCTCTGAGGACCGCCGGTACATCGCGCTCATTTCCGGGTTGCAGGCCGCCGACATGGTGCTGGGCGTGACGGCTTGGTACCTGATCGACAAGGCGCGCTCCGGAATCAGTGTGTCCATCAGCTTGATTGCTGATCCGGCAGATGTGGACGGGCGCCGCGCCATCCTGTTTGCCATCATCCTGTCGGCGGTGGTGAGCTACTTCGCCCTGCGACTCACTTGGCGGGGCACGGTGCGGACCATCGAGCGTTTTGACCAGCGGGGACTGAACTTCGCCCTCGCCTGCGCCCTGATCCTCTTGGTGGCCATGACCACCGGATGGGGCGGCCTCCTGATCCTAGCCATTGGCACGCTGCTGGGCGCCGCTGCGCAGGCCGCTGGCATCCGCCAAGCACAGCTGATGGGCTTCCTGCTCATCCCGGTGCTGCTTTACCTGAGCGGTAACCAGGCCTGGATCGTCAGCTCCCTTGCCCTGGACGCCCGCCTGAGTGTTCCACTACCAACCAGCACAACCCAGATTCTAGGTTTTCTGGGCACCACTGGCGTGATGGGGGTGGTCGCCTATCAGGCCTGGATGGTGGCCACCCGGCGCTGA